The region TCTCCATTTTCGAATTCAGATTACCAAAAGAATGGACATTCCAAACTTTGATAATCTTTCTCAATTCCCTAAGTTTAAAAACCAAATTAGCCCTAGGAAAATTAAGAGAAAGATCCCTCCAAGTATCCGTAATCAAAGCAAGAAAAGATGATGCTCTCATTTTGTATGCAGTTGTTAACTTATTATGACTAAGGGCAGTGGCGTATCCAGAATTAAAAATTATGGGGggcaaaattttaattttttacatataatatataaaaattgaaaattatttaaaataagggGGTCAACATGTGCTATTTTTTAAGATAGTATGacatacttaaaaaaaaattgcttgaaaattttgtactttttaaaaaataagaggGGCAAATGCCCCTCTTATCTCTCAAGTGGCTCCGCCACTGACTAAGGGTGTGCAAGAATCGACCGAAACCGTGGtttgaatttgtaaaaaaaatcggACATTTGGATACTCAATGATTTGGATTAGattgagttaattttttttattttttttaaattaaatttaggagTATTTTAGATATCTTAACTTTTTAggctattttaatgacgtggcaGTTAACATGGCGCtaccaattttttaaaacaatgtcagttgaccaaaaaagacgGTGCTAGGGGTATTTTAGTTATATTTGGAGTTTAGGGGATTTATACCATAAAAATCAGAAGGTTTggttatcgtttttaaacataaGGGGGTTTAGTGATCACAGACCCAAAAATTAGAGGCCATAAGTGATTATTAGCCAAGTTGAACATTAGTGGGTTTGTGTCAAAAACATGTAAATCCATTCAATGACACGACATAATCAATCGTTTAACGGATTGACTTGTAAATTTATCTAATTTGTTTACAAATTATACTAAttgttaataatatataaataaaaaaataaaagataaaatataaatatgaaaaagtttagagaaaatatatttatctaccACAACTATACCTAATTTgctaaatataacataattttaaaaaatattatattttgattcattattttttcGCCTTTCAAGTGCTGTCAAGTCTTTTAATCCTTAGTTTCTAGTTGATGTGACAgatattatttatgttaaggAGGATAAGTTTTGCGCTCGTGGATGAATACTATAGCGTCATTCACCTTGTTTTTTTGGTGCAGGATCCATGAGATTTTCTGAACGGTTTTCAATGAGACAGCGTCTTTAAGCCTTTCATATTCAAACTAATCCCCACTCGAACCGTGTAGGTCTCTTACGAGAGGCAAACTCTGgtcccaaattttaaacggctgcatatatgagtacggttcgaaccgcgacctcacttaaaccAGAATAATACCTTACCAATTCATCTGCGCCTTCTTTTAGACGAGTTGTAGGTGTATTTGACAAAAGTCAAAAAGATGATAGACCAAATTGACAAAGTTTTAAATCCtggtatatttgacaaaaaagaTATAGTTGTGGGTAAATAACTATATTTTGccaataaattaaatacaaatatattaatatatgaataaaataaattatattaaaattttattattttgagtgcggattgataaatttaaatttaattttatattttaaatatagttatGGGTTATAAAATAGATCGTGTTTAGTTgtcttattcttttattttaacattgtaCCATATCGTTTATCCATTTATTATCATGTCGTATCGTGTTATCGGTTTCAAAAATATAAGTTTAGGCAATCAATGTATCGTAACAACactgtaatttatttattttattgatgatcaaacatatataaaaacacAAACATATATTTCAGAATTCTCCCACATCAACCACTAGAGATAGATGCTTCTAACATTTTTGGCcttagatttttaaataaattcagCAACTTCTCACGATCAGGAAGCTTTTCTTTAATGCTTGGTTCTTCCATGAAATTAATAGTCCATTGATGCAAATTTGGAAAATTGTGAGGTTGGAGAATTTGAATTCCAGCCACTTCTTCTATCAATTCTAACCATAGAGAACACACACCACAGGCAATATCCACAATACCTATTTTTTCTCCACCAAAAAATTTCTTATTCTCCTTCCCTAGAGCTTCTTCTTCTAAAATTGTTAGCATTTTCGAACATTCTTTCACTGCCTTCTCTTGCTCTTCACCACTTGTGCAGAATACTTTCCATATAGGAATCTGTAAGACTCAACCAAACACACCACATAAATTCACACTTTAATTTGTTAGCTATgctataaaatcaaaataaagtgATCTTATTAGTATGTTGGCATAATTGATCATGAGAGTACTCAAACTATCGATTTTTTGTATTTTGCTAGCTAAAACTTTAATTTCATTCCAGCTGCAGTTTTCCGGTCAAAATACTAAA is a window of Mercurialis annua linkage group LG2, ddMerAnnu1.2, whole genome shotgun sequence DNA encoding:
- the LOC126669430 gene encoding probable glutathione S-transferase — translated: MDEIKLFGTWSSPFSCRVEWALKLKGINYEYIEENIYNKSALLLQYNPVHKLIPVLVHRGKPICESMVIVEYLDETWPDHPLLPTDPYERATARFWVDFIGTDKIPIWKVFCTSGEEQEKAVKECSKMLTILEEEALGKENKKFFGGEKIGIVDIACGVCSLWLELIEEVAGIQILQPHNFPNLHQWTINFMEEPSIKEKLPDREKLLNLFKNLRPKMLEASISSG